Proteins co-encoded in one Aspergillus fumigatus Af293 chromosome 6, whole genome shotgun sequence genomic window:
- a CDS encoding putative UDP-galactose transporter, with the protein MGEHTRGQSSGKGGVLRRCSWILLTVQYTAFVLLLHYSRVMPPTGGKRYLTSTAVFLNEVTKLAISLTVALYEVSRSAPPSMPATSLLSSLTGTVFSGDSWKLAIPASLYTLANSLQYIALSNLQAANFQVMYQLKLLVGSICGLVLLKRAIPLRKWGFLILLLVGVYLVQMPDGATDEISLDHEAVHHSFPRSFEEWKAVRGKRANLHKRSATYEGIEEDLLTAMPRLNSTVGLLATIGACVASGLAGVYFEKVLKDSVKSTSLWVRNVQLSVYSLFPALFIGVVFLDGEKVAANGFFEGYNWVVWSTIMVQAIGGITTSFCISHAYKDARNVATAISIVLSTLGSMWLFGFELTGNFILGTFAVLVATFLYEDSSLDSSPTKAHSIRPPPIRIERFEKEAKSDETSPVAGPQDEFSIKLPSTPFLSQAGLSTSRPTSPGVARISSGRTASGGYFDKQSRDE; encoded by the exons ATGGGGGAACACACTCGGGGCCAGTCTTCAGGGAAGGGAGGTGTTTTGAGACGTTGTTCTTGGATATTG CTGACGGTCCAATATACGGCGTTTGTACTG CTTTTGCATTATTCCCGAGTCATGCCTCCCACTGGAGGTAAGCGATACCTCACGTCTACCGCAGTCTTTCTCAACGAAGTCACCAAGCTTGCGATTTCCTTGACGGTGGCCCTCTACGAAGTTTCGAGATCAGCTCCCCCATCGATGCCTGCAACGTCGCTCCTCTCTTCGCTGACCGGTACTGTGTTCTCCGGTGACAGTTGGAAACTTGCCATTCCTGCCAGCTTATACACACTCGCGAACTCTTTGCAATATATTGCACTTTCCAACTTGCAGGCCGCAAACTTCCAGGTGATGTACCAGTTGAAACTCCTCGTCGGCTCCATTTGTGGCCTTGTTCTCCTGAAGAGAGCTATACCGCTGCGTAAATGGGGTTTcctgattcttcttctcgtcggcGTCTATCTTGTGCAAATGCCAGATGGAGCCACCGATGAAATCTCACTTGATCACGAGGCCGTGCATCACTCTTTCCCCCGCTCATTCGAAGAATGGAAAGCTGTTAGAGGAAAACGAGCCAATTTGCACAAGCGTTCAGCAACCTACGAGGGCATCGAAGAGGACCTATTGACGGCTATGCCGCGATTGAACAGCACAGTTGGTCTGCTGGCCACGATTGGGGCCTGCGTCGCTTCGGGGCTCGCCGGGGTATACTTTGAAAAAGTACTAAAAGACAGCGTAAAATCCACCTCTTTGTGGGTGCGTAATGTGCAGTTGTCCGTATATTCTTTGTTCCCAGCCCTCTTCATCGGTgtcgtcttcctcgatgGGGAAAAGGTCGCCGCAAACGGCTTCTTTGAGGGCTATAATTGGGTTGTTTGGTCCACTATCATGGTTCAGGCTATTGGGGGAATCACGACCTCTTTCTGTATCAGCCATGCATACAAGGACGCAAGAAACGTGGCCACTGCTATTAGCATTGTTCTCAGCACTTTGGGGAGTATGTGGTTGTTTGGTTTCGAACTCACAGGGAAC TTCATCCTTGGGACTTTCGCGGTGCTTGTGGCCACATTCCTCTATGAGGATTCTAGCTTAGATTCCAGTCCTACTAAAGCTCACAGCATCCGTCCGCCTCCAATTCGGATCGAGCGGTTTGAGAAGGAAGCCAAGAGCGACGAGACTTCACCTGTCGCAGGTCCGCAGGACGAATTCTCGATAAAGCTGCCGAGCACCCCATTCCTGTCTCAAGCTGGGTTGTCCACCTCCAGACCCACGTCGCCAGGCGTTGCTAGAATCAGCTCTGGTCGCACTGCAAGTGGCGGTTATTTCGATAAGCAGTCACGGGACGAGTGA